AGGGTGTAACGCATCTGTTTTGTGAAGAGGCTGTTTTACTGCGTTCCAGTCCATCGGATCTAAGTGAGCTCCGGTAGCTGAAACAAGATTTACCAAACCAGGATCACTATATGCACATAGCTTTGGTCTATTAAACGGTTTCCCGTCATCTCCAACAATCGGTTTATCATCTTCTGTAAAGCCAACATCATTCAAGTGTTTTCCAGGAGTATAACCAGGATCTGCTGGCGTTCCTTCTTTATTCAGTTGTGTAGGTCCAACTGCAGGAACAGCAACCCTAGCACAAATTCTGAGCAAGGGTAGGGCATAAGCCCCAGGCCATATTACGCATTCACCATCCCAATTCAAAGTAGTGGATTGATTCCAGCATGCAAATGCATTACAACTTTGAGTTCTTATACGAATCTTTGGTGCAAAATAGGAGCTTTCTGGTGTACGTTCTGCACAGTGATGAAGATAAAATCCAATAAACTTCTCAGGAGGGTCAAACTGTATCAAGCAATTATCTGTATCGCGTCCATCCCTCCTATTCCATGGTGGGCATATAGGATTTGGCTTTATTGTTCGTTTGATACTTCCGTTCCATGTTTCATCTATCTTATTATACCCGCAATTGCAAGGATCACTTAGACATTCTCCAACTTCACCCCAAAATGATGCATAACTCTTGCTAAAATAAATCAACAAAAAAAATGCTAGATAATATTTCTTTAGCACCAAATTCCTCTTCCTATTAAATATGATTTAATGCCATATACAAAGGATTAATCCAATTATCAGGATGTCCTGGATATTGTTGTAATATTTCTTGATATATTTTTAATTCCTCGGTTCTACAGGATAAAATCTTGATAATGCCAATTAAACTTCCTATACTTAACTCCAAAGCAATAGATTGATTATTTTGATTTATTAAGAACATTCTAGAAGCAATTGTAAATTTCGATAATTTATTTATTTCTGATTCATTTAATCCTAAAATTTGTTCTAAATACTGTGATTTTATTTCTGATGGTAAAACTATTTTAGTGTCTGTTAAATCTAACCAATGCTGTAGCACCCTTGTTTTTATCGACTGTAGATAACTAAAATTAAAATTACTAACCATGATTCCATTATTATTCAGCAATCTATCAGAAATCATTTGTGATATGTTATCAAAATTTTCCGGTCTATACAAGGAATCTAGATTATCTATTACTAATATTTTTGGACTCTTCCCTATAATAGTTAAGTGATAATTAAAAGCATATATTAATCCTGCACATAAACTATTTTGCTTAGTCAAATTCATTGAAAAATCTTCTAGAAGTTTTCTATCTGTTGGATAAAAACGTTCAGTAAAAGACTTCTCAGAGACAGGGTACAAATTAAATCCGATTATGCCGCCTTCAGATAAAGGGAATTTATCACTATCAAATATACCATCATATAATCCTCCTTTTGTATAATCAGTTAACCTTAGTTTAATTAAATCTCCATCTTCTATAGAAAAGTCCATTGTTTTTAAAATAGAGGAAAAATTACGATCTTTATTATCTAAAGTCCAAATTTTATCAGCGAAGTTTTCTAGGAAAGCTAATTCTGCTTTGGTTAGAGGGTAAAAAGAATGATTGCAAATTATTTTAAGAAATTCGATAACGAAATGCCTTGACTCTAGAGTATCATCTAGTAGAAATGGATTTATTAGGTTCTTCTCCTTTTCAAACCACTGCCCTTCAATTGATTCAACAAAAATTTTTGAATTATTACTATTGGAAAGATATAATATTGTTGGCTTATATTTAGTGGCTTCAGAAATTAAAAAATTTGTTAGTACAGTCTTACCAGTATTATCTGTGCCAAAAATACAAGTATTTCCTCTATTATTACTTTTAGCATGAAAATTCATAAAGTAAGGAGTTCCTTTTTCTGTTCTAAGCAAAGTCACCGCTTTACCCCATATGTTATTTTGGCTTCCGGTCGGGAAATTATGTAATGAGGCCAAAGCGGCGGTATTTTCTATAATTGTGGGAGCGAGCCTCCTAACATAGGAAAAGTTCCCTGGAAGCTGTGCCCAGAATGTCTGTTCTAAGTTTATATCTTCCCGCACATGGACAATGCCAATTTTAGCAAGTTCCTTAGATGCTTGGGCAATTGATTGATCCAATTTTTCCAAGTCTGACCCTATAATAGCAATAGAAATTTGTTGTTTACAAAATTGGTTCGGGATTGAAGCATCAAGGTTCATTATCTTATCTATTCCTGTAATTTCAGCAAGTTTAGTATCCTTACTAACTTGTAAAATATATGCCTGTTGTTCAAATGTTTTAGATACTTCTTTTTTATCAACGAAGTAAAATATTTCTGTTGCTATTAATTCCACAGGTAATTGTAGGAATCCATCAAGTGCAGCTGATGATACTTCTTGATATTCCTTTATTGAAATAATGGATGCAAACTTTTTATCATGACTACTTATTACTTCAATCTTATCGTTACCAACTGCATATTGATTAGAGGCTAAAGCATTAGATAGATTTGCAATCGGTACTAGGCAATATTCTTCGTTGAGATGGATTATTCTACGATATAAAAACATCAGATCAGAGTAAGATTCTTCCCCTTCAAATCTTATTCCTAACTTTACTGCACCGAAATCTTGTAAATCCAAAAGTATTGTATCAACAGTGCTATTTAGTATTTCAAAAACACTACTTAAGTACTTATTTTGGAGACTGACAACTTTATCAAAAAACAAAGA
Above is a genomic segment from Candidatus Tisiphia endosymbiont of Nedyus quadrimaculatus containing:
- a CDS encoding VirB4 family type IV secretion/conjugal transfer ATPase, which codes for MASNSRKVDKDLYNNSAEDFIPIACHYNENTLLTKNGELLQTIQINGINAENISTKLFNLREVVRNAIKKNVRNKNFAFWIHTVRRKTNLDDPTSYNKLLAANIHNLWQKKNYWDDKFVNTLYISIIYDSAEIKVKNLNLLITSLFFDKVVSLQNKYLSSVFEILNSTVDTILLDLQDFGAVKLGIRFEGEESYSDLMFLYRRIIHLNEEYCLVPIANLSNALASNQYAVGNDKIEVISSHDKKFASIISIKEYQEVSSAALDGFLQLPVELIATEIFYFVDKKEVSKTFEQQAYILQVSKDTKLAEITGIDKIMNLDASIPNQFCKQQISIAIIGSDLEKLDQSIAQASKELAKIGIVHVREDINLEQTFWAQLPGNFSYVRRLAPTIIENTAALASLHNFPTGSQNNIWGKAVTLLRTEKGTPYFMNFHAKSNNRGNTCIFGTDNTGKTVLTNFLISEATKYKPTILYLSNSNNSKIFVESIEGQWFEKEKNLINPFLLDDTLESRHFVIEFLKIICNHSFYPLTKAELAFLENFADKIWTLDNKDRNFSSILKTMDFSIEDGDLIKLRLTDYTKGGLYDGIFDSDKFPLSEGGIIGFNLYPVSEKSFTERFYPTDRKLLEDFSMNLTKQNSLCAGLIYAFNYHLTIIGKSPKILVIDNLDSLYRPENFDNISQMISDRLLNNNGIMVSNFNFSYLQSIKTRVLQHWLDLTDTKIVLPSEIKSQYLEQILGLNESEINKLSKFTIASRMFLINQNNQSIALELSIGSLIGIIKILSCRTEELKIYQEILQQYPGHPDNWINPLYMALNHI